A genome region from Alistipes dispar includes the following:
- a CDS encoding DUF5018 domain-containing protein, with the protein MKTFKSFAFAVALAGLTLPMAGCSDDDTAPKGEDVERGDKACRIETFTLNFSDGTTLSGDVYDYDKSVDLSYTTAEFEMMKSATATLTLSEGATVSPDPSQTADYTQPLSFTVTAKDGKTARTYTTKPVEKVLEGYTKVEAATSKTATEMGIGTAADYKFVGVSGDKLVVGKKVFDYKTFAPAGDLNMTGYEDQKMTGMANDEAGHLIAAVNADGASAVPTTIICWKDGWDKAPSEYIKSETSFIGKQISASGNLLEGAGIVSAMNGTGPKGAHFAWARLDGASHPETPFYGVETNVPSNDGNWSQTISACSGDPLGTWFVYDPETGNGGNAYTWTAWTAHNNINLTPIPGVLPSDKGAHGWGNLTLGSVRAFTFNGTAYGAYITTGWPETYVAIVDNNGEYLLNPNDAIIPVSHTGSEPIPQITYVYNESEGAGYVFALEAGQFVKSWKLTVVYE; encoded by the coding sequence GAAGACGTGGAACGCGGCGACAAGGCGTGCCGCATCGAAACCTTCACGCTGAACTTCAGCGACGGCACGACGCTTTCGGGCGACGTCTATGACTACGACAAATCGGTGGACCTCTCCTACACGACCGCCGAATTCGAGATGATGAAGTCCGCAACGGCCACGCTGACGCTTTCGGAGGGCGCGACCGTGTCGCCCGATCCCTCGCAGACGGCGGACTACACGCAGCCTCTGTCGTTCACCGTGACGGCCAAGGACGGCAAGACCGCACGCACCTACACGACCAAACCCGTGGAGAAGGTACTGGAAGGCTATACGAAGGTCGAAGCGGCAACCTCCAAGACCGCGACGGAAATGGGTATCGGAACCGCCGCGGACTACAAGTTCGTCGGCGTGAGCGGCGACAAGCTCGTCGTCGGGAAAAAGGTCTTCGACTACAAGACCTTCGCGCCCGCAGGCGACCTGAACATGACGGGATACGAAGACCAGAAGATGACCGGCATGGCCAACGACGAGGCCGGACACCTGATCGCAGCCGTCAATGCCGACGGTGCGAGCGCCGTGCCGACGACGATCATCTGCTGGAAGGACGGCTGGGACAAGGCTCCGTCGGAGTACATCAAATCGGAGACGAGCTTTATCGGCAAACAGATCTCGGCCAGCGGCAACCTGCTGGAAGGCGCGGGTATCGTTTCCGCGATGAACGGCACGGGCCCCAAAGGCGCGCATTTCGCCTGGGCCCGCCTCGACGGCGCGTCGCATCCGGAGACTCCGTTCTACGGCGTGGAAACCAACGTACCCTCGAACGACGGCAACTGGTCGCAGACGATCTCGGCCTGCTCGGGCGACCCGCTGGGAACCTGGTTCGTCTATGATCCCGAAACAGGCAACGGAGGAAATGCCTACACCTGGACTGCCTGGACGGCCCACAACAACATCAACCTGACTCCGATTCCCGGAGTTCTTCCTTCAGACAAAGGGGCACACGGCTGGGGCAATCTGACGCTGGGTTCCGTACGCGCATTCACATTCAACGGCACGGCCTACGGCGCATATATCACGACCGGATGGCCCGAAACCTACGTCGCAATCGTGGACAACAACGGCGAATACCTGCTCAACCCCAACGACGCCATCATTCCTGTCTCTCACACCGGTTCGGAGCCGATCCCGCAGATCACCTACGTATATAACGAGTCCGAAGGCGCAGGCTATGTCTTCGCGCTCGAAGCGGGCCAGTTCGTGAAGAGCTGGAAGCTGACCGTCGTTTACGAATAG